A genome region from Anolis carolinensis isolate JA03-04 chromosome 6, rAnoCar3.1.pri, whole genome shotgun sequence includes the following:
- the fam221a gene encoding protein FAM221A isoform X2: MRLQNRLYVSWRSPTGMDCKLVGPETLCFCTHRYKQHKTDFDVIPKERPISLPCKVSRCLCASYSFVPLNGTQSIRCRCKHFADQHSPAPGFPCNMCSKCAGFHSCFTCGCGQPTYAHETVVETKEERLAQGKPVGHDVPYAAMGGITGFSSLAEGYMRLDDSGIGAPSTQFLEAPVTNTDHPFLRALQGPSSSAQAQLTDGGTSTAMQATSLRRPEEDDMAYFERQYQARLKQQKVVTQKGKGPLPSKNS, encoded by the exons ATGCGGTTACAAAACCGGTTGTACGTGAGCTGGAGATCGCCAACTGGCATGGATTGTAAACTTGTGGGCCCTGAAACGCTTTGTTTTTGCACTCATAG ATATAAACAGCACAAAACCGATTTTGATGTGATCCCAAAGGAACGCCCTATTTCTCTGCCCTGTAAGGTCAGTCGATGTCTATGCGCATCATACAGCTTTGTTCCTCTCAATGGCACTCAGTCCATCCGCTGTAGATGTAAGCATTTTGCCGATCAGCATAGTCCAGCACCTGGATTTCCATGTAACATGT GTTCCAAATGTGCAGGGTTTCACAGTTGCTTTACATGTGGATGTGGCCAACCGACATATGCTCATGAAACCGTGGTGGAAACCAAAGAGGAACGCTTGGCCCAAGGCAAGCCAGTGGGACATGATGTCCCTTATGCTGCAATGGGAGGAATAACTGGCTTTAGTTCACTAGCAGAAGGCTACATGAGACTAGATGACAGCGGGATAG GAGCGCCTTCCACTCAGTTCCTCGAAGCTCCTGTAACCAATACAGATCATCCCTTTTTAAGAGCATTGCAAGGACCTTCCAGTTCTGCTCAAGCACAGTTAACAGATG GTGGAACAAGTACAGCAATGCAAGCTACCAGTTTAAGGCGACCTGAGGAAGATGACATGGCTTATTTTGAAAGACAGTATCAAGCACGG TTAAAACAACAGAAGGTTGTGACACAGAAAGGAAAAGGTCCTTTGCCATCAAAGAATTCTtaa
- the ccdc126 gene encoding coiled-coil domain-containing protein 126, whose product MFTTLACSEMFFAFSRKNVSQKLSLLLLVFGFIWGIMLLRYTFQHPRQQSSAELREQILDLSKRYVRALAEENKNIMNGGNGVAMAGYADLKRTIAVLLDDILQRLVRLENRLEKVDYMVVNGSTTNTTNGNLMPESKRVNTASNIR is encoded by the exons ATGTTTACAACTTTGGCCTGTTCAGAAATGTTTTTTGCATTTTCAAGGAAAAATGTGTCCCAGAAATTGAGCTTACTGTTGCTGGTGTTTGGCTTTATCTGGGGCATAATGTTGCTGCGCTATACCTTTCAACATCCAAGGCAACAGAGCAGTGCTGAGCTGCGTGAACAAATACTTGACTTAAGCAAAAGATACGTTAGAGCactggcagaagaaaacaagaacATAATGAATGGTGGTAATGGAGTTGCAATGGCAGGCTATG CTGATCTCAAAAGAACAATTGCAGTTCTTTTAGATGACATCTTGCAACGCTTGGTCAGACTGGAAAACAGACTGGAAAAGGTTGATTACATGGTTGTAAATGGCTCGACAACGAATACTACAAATGGGAACTTGATGCCAGAAAGTAAACGAGTAAATACAGCAAGCAACATAAGATAG
- the fam221a gene encoding protein FAM221A isoform X1, with amino-acid sequence MERLTLQPGAAAAIDEYLEYKRIVGEDDGGKLFTPEEYEQYKKKVLPMRLQNRLYVSWRSPTGMDCKLVGPETLCFCTHRYKQHKTDFDVIPKERPISLPCKVSRCLCASYSFVPLNGTQSIRCRCKHFADQHSPAPGFPCNMCSKCAGFHSCFTCGCGQPTYAHETVVETKEERLAQGKPVGHDVPYAAMGGITGFSSLAEGYMRLDDSGIGAPSTQFLEAPVTNTDHPFLRALQGPSSSAQAQLTDGGTSTAMQATSLRRPEEDDMAYFERQYQARLKQQKVVTQKGKGPLPSKNS; translated from the exons ATGGAGCGGTTGACGCTTCAGCCGGGGGCCGCCGCCGCCATCGACGAATACCTGGAGTACAAAAG AATTGTAGGTGAAGACGATGGAGGAAAACTCTTTACCCCAGAAGAATATGAACAATACAAGAAAAAGGTGTTGCCAATGCGGTTACAAAACCGGTTGTACGTGAGCTGGAGATCGCCAACTGGCATGGATTGTAAACTTGTGGGCCCTGAAACGCTTTGTTTTTGCACTCATAG ATATAAACAGCACAAAACCGATTTTGATGTGATCCCAAAGGAACGCCCTATTTCTCTGCCCTGTAAGGTCAGTCGATGTCTATGCGCATCATACAGCTTTGTTCCTCTCAATGGCACTCAGTCCATCCGCTGTAGATGTAAGCATTTTGCCGATCAGCATAGTCCAGCACCTGGATTTCCATGTAACATGT GTTCCAAATGTGCAGGGTTTCACAGTTGCTTTACATGTGGATGTGGCCAACCGACATATGCTCATGAAACCGTGGTGGAAACCAAAGAGGAACGCTTGGCCCAAGGCAAGCCAGTGGGACATGATGTCCCTTATGCTGCAATGGGAGGAATAACTGGCTTTAGTTCACTAGCAGAAGGCTACATGAGACTAGATGACAGCGGGATAG GAGCGCCTTCCACTCAGTTCCTCGAAGCTCCTGTAACCAATACAGATCATCCCTTTTTAAGAGCATTGCAAGGACCTTCCAGTTCTGCTCAAGCACAGTTAACAGATG GTGGAACAAGTACAGCAATGCAAGCTACCAGTTTAAGGCGACCTGAGGAAGATGACATGGCTTATTTTGAAAGACAGTATCAAGCACGG TTAAAACAACAGAAGGTTGTGACACAGAAAGGAAAAGGTCCTTTGCCATCAAAGAATTCTtaa